GGCGGTGCAGGAGGCGATGGCCTCGGGCGTGCCCGTGGTCGCCCCGGCCTCCGGCGGCCCGCTCGACCTGGTCGAGCCGGAACGCACCGGGCTGCTGTTCGCCCCCGACTCGCGGGCCGAGCTGCGCGCCGCGGTCGCCCGGCTGGTCGGGGACGCAGATCTGCGCGCCCGCTGGGGCGTCCAGGCCCGCGCGGCGGTGGAGCATCGCACCTGGAACGCCGTCAACGACCAGCTGCTGACGCACTACCAGGACGTGTGCCGCGCCCGAGTGCAGCTCGGCGCTCCCACGGCGTTGCACGCGGTCCCGCTGCTCGACACTTCGGCCGGGCCGGGGGCGGCGGCAGCGTGAACGCACCTGCGGCCGGGCCTGTCGTCATCTCGATCCATGACATCGCCCCGGGCACGGCGGCCCAGTCGATGCGCTGGCTGTCCGACCTCGACGCACGTGGCATCCCCGCGACGCTGCTGCTCGTCCCGGGGCCGTGGCGCGGACGTCGGCTCGCCGAAGACCGGGAGCTGGTCGAGGCGATGCTCGACGCCCACGGCCGCGGCCATGAGCTGGCGCTGCACGGCCTGCACCATCAAGCCGTACGCGGTCAGGGCCCGATGTGGCGTCGCGGCGCGGCGCAGCTCCTCGCACGCGGCGCAGCCGAGTTCGCCACGCTGCCGCAGGAGCAGGCGACCGAGCGGCTGCGGGAGGGCTTGGACGAACTCGAGTCGGTCGGCATCCGGCCGCTGGGCTTCCATCCGCCGGGCTGGCTGATCTCGTCCGACGGAATTAGGGCTCTGCGAAATCTCGGATTTCGTTACTACAGCACGCATCTTGCCGTGCACGCGCTTGTACCCGACGACGTCACAGGGCTCGAATACGCGGCCGTTCGGATCGGTGCGTTCGCGCTCTCGCACCGTCCCGGCGGCTTCGGCGAGCAACTCGGTGTCAGACTCATGACAAGCTCCGCCCGCCGATACGCACGGGCCGGACGTGCGTTCCGGATCGCCCTGCACCCCGACGATCTGGCCCGGGCCGGCCTGCGCGAAGCGACGTTGCGCGCGATCGACGAAGCCCTGGAACTCGGCGCCCGCCCCACCACGTACGCGCAGCTGATCGCGCAGGCTCTGCACCCGGTCGGCTCGTGAGGATCGTCCAGCTCGCGAACTGCTACGGCGCCACGTCCGGCGGCCTGCGCACGGCGGTCGACACCCTCGGGGCCGGCTACGCCGCGGCCGGGCACGAGCGGATCCTCGTGGTCCCGGGACGGCAATGGCAGGTGTGGGAGCTTGGCTCCGGAACGACCATCACCGTGCCCGGAACGGCGGTCGGCGGCGGCTATCGCATGATCCTGCGAACCGGATCGGTCGAGCGCCTGCTGGAGCGGCTGAACCCGGACGTCATCGAGGTCTCCGACAAGTACACGCTCACGGCCGTCGCCGACTGGGCCGCCCGGCGGGGCGTCGGCACGGTGCTCTTCTCGCACGAACGCCTCGACGCGATCGTGCCCGCCCGGCTGCCGCGGACCGGCTCGACCCCGCCCGCCCGCGCTGCCATCCGCGCCTGGAACCAGCGTGTGGTCTCGCGTTTCGACACGGTCGTCGTCACCTCGGCATTCGCAGAAGGCGAATTCAAGGGCCTGGGCGTGCGCTCGATGCGCCGCGTGACGCTGGGCGTGGACCTCGACGTCTTCCGCCCCCGCGACCCGGCGCTAATGCGGCCGGAGCCCGGCTCGAGCGTGCGCCTCGCCTACGCCGGCCGGCTCTCACCGGAGAAGAACGCCGGGCTCGCCATCGCCACCGTCAGGACCCTGGCGAGCGCGGGCCACCCGGTCGTCCTCGACGTCTACGGCACCGGGCCGGCCCTGCCCGAACTCAGAAGGCTGGCGATCCACGCGCCGGTCCGTTTCCACGGCCACGTCGCCGATCGGGACGTGCTCGCCGACTGCCTCGCCGCCGCGGACGCGGTGCTCGCCCCGTGTCTGGTCGAGACCTTCGGGCTGACCGTGCTCGAGGCGCTGGCCTGCGGAACGCCGGTGGTGGCCGCCGCCGGCGGCGCGGCCGGAGAGCTGCTCGGCGAAGACTCCGGCGTGATCGCGCCGCCCACCGGCGTCGGCATGGCCGCCGGCGTCCTCGACCTGATCGCGCGCCCGGAAGCGCACCGGCGCGCCGCCGCCCGCGAGCAGGCCGAGCGGCACCCCTGGTCGCGGGCCGTCGCCGAGATGCTCGAGGTGCACACCGCCGTCGCGACCGGCCGCCGCCGCAGCAAGTCCTTGATCGCGGTGTGATCCGGCTCCGGGTCCGGCTCGCCCTCTTCCGCTCGCCAGACCCTTGACACCACGAGGCGAGGATCCTAGAGTCCCCGGCGTGTAAGTAAACCTTCCTTCCTATCTCTCAAGGAGGATCGCCGGTGAATCGATCCCGCACCGCCGGCGCGGTGCTGGCCACCGCGCTGCTCATGGCGGCCGGACCCGTCACGGCGCACGCGTCAGCCTCCGGCCCGTCGGCCCGGACGCTGCCGCAGCACATCTTCGCCCCCTACTTCGAGGGCTACTCCGGTGACGATCCGGCCGTCCTGTCAGCCGAATCGGGTGACAAATACCTGACACTCGCGTTCATCCAGACCCCGGCGCCCGGCTCCTGCACCATCGACTGGAACGGCGACCCGAGCACGCCCATCTCCTGGGCCACCTACGGTGCGTCCATCGCGAAGATGCGGGCGCGCGGCGGCGACGTCATCCCGTCCTTCGGCGGCTACGGCGCCGACTCCACCGGTGAGGAGATCGCCGACAGCTGCACCGACGTCGGCAAGATCGCCGCCGACTACGAGCAGGTGATCACCACCTACGGCGTCACCCGGCTCGACTTCGACGTCGAGGACTTCTCGCAGACCAACGCCGCCGGGATCGACCGGCGCAACAAGGCGATCGCACTGGTCGAGCAGTGGGCCGCGCGCCAGCACCGCACGGTGCAGTTCGTCTACACGATCGGCACGAACATGACCGGTCTGGACGAGCCCGACGGAACCGGCATCCTGCAGAACGCCGTGGCGAACCACGCGCGCATCGACATCATCAATATCATGACCTTCGACTACTACGATGACCAGCCGCACGAGATGGGCAAGGACACGGTCACCGCGGCCGACGCCGTCATCGCGCAACTGCGCTCGATCTACCCGCACAAGAGCGTCGAAGAGCTCTGGCACATGCTCGGCATCACCGAGATGGTCGGCATCGACGACTACGGCCCGCCCGAGGTACTCACCACGGCCGACGCCGCCTACGTGGAGCGGTGGGCCGCCCGCACGGGCATCGCGGAGCTCTCCTTCTGGGCGCTCGAGCGCGACAACGGCGGGTGCGTCGGCACGGCCGGCAGCGACGTCTGCTCCGGCATCGCCCAGTCCACCTGGCAGTTCAGCCACACGTTCGAGACCTTCATCCGGCACTGACACGCGCGGTCGGTTCAGCGCGGCGTCACTTCGGCGCCGCGCTGTCGCGTCGGGCCCGAACGAGCTCGACGACCAGCGGGATGAGCGAGAGTACGACGATGGCGGCGACGATCGGCAGCAGATAGTGGTCGATGTTAGGGATGCGCGAACCCAGCCCGTAGCCGGCCAGCGTCACGCCGAGCGACCAGACCAGGCCGCCGACCGTCTGCCACAGCAGGAACGTGCGCCCGGGCACCTCCAGCACACCGGCCACGGGGTTGAGCACCGTGCGCACCACCGGGATGAACCGGGCCAGCACGATCGCCTTCGCCTGCCCGTACTTGCCGAGGATCTGCTCGGCCCGCTCCACGCCCCGTTTCAGGTGCTTGTTGTCGGTCCGTTCGAGCAGTGAATGTCCGCCGCGCCGCCCGAGCCAGTACCCGCACTGCGCACCGAGCAGCGCCCCGAGCGCGGCGGCGGGCAGGACGCCGGCGAGATTCAGATGGACGCTCTGGCCCGGAGTGGTGGTGCACAGCAGTCCGGCGGTGAACAGCAGCGAGTCGCCGGGCAGAAAGAACCCGATGAGCAGCCCGGTCTCGGCGAAGAGCACCAGGAACACGCCGAAGGCGCCGAGCGCGGACAGCCACGAGTTCGGACTGAGCGGATTGAAGGCGAGCAGGTGCGAGGCGGCGGCGAGGGTCAAGAGCTGCTCCGAGGCTAGAGCCGGGCGCGCGGCATTTACAGGCTTGTAGAACTTCTACATTAGCGTAGATGATGGCGCGGGCGCCCGGGCCCTCAGCGCAGCTTGACGCGCGCGAACTCGAGAACGTCCTGCAAGTGGTCGGCCGCCTGCAGCGCGCAGAGCGCCGCGATCCCGAGCACGAACAGGCACAGCGCCGTCGCGGGCAGGCCGGCGCGCGGCGCCGGAGCGAGCAGCGCGGCGACGCGGCGGGGCACCGGACCCGCTCCGGCCAGCGTGTCCTGCTTGTGGCGCCCGCCCCAGCCGCGACCCTCCGGCAGGACGGCACCGAGCACGGCGCCGACGGACCGATGCGGGCGCGTCGCCTTGGCGGCCACCGCGGCTCGGGCAATGGCCTGCGCGACCAGCCGCCGATCGCCGACGGCCGCCGCGGCAGCCTCGTCCGCCCAGCGCTCGACCCCGTACTCCACCGCCGTCGCCAGCGGCCTGACCAGCGGGTTCGCTGCGGCGGCAAGCCGAGCGCCGGCCGTGAACCAATGGTGGCGCGAGGCCAGGTGCGCGCGTTCATGCGCGAGCAGCGCACTGCGCCCGCCCTCGTCGAGGACATCGAGCATGCCGGTGGACACCACGATGCGGCCCGGACGCCCCGGCACGGTGTAGGCGTCGGCGGCGACATCGCCCGTGACCACGAGCTCGCCGACCCCCGGCAGCTCCCGGGCGTGACGCCGGGCATCGCCCAACGCACGCGCCCGCCGCAGCGCGAACGCACCTGTCGCGAACACGGCCGCGCCGAACAGCACCCCGGCCGGAGCCGCCGTCCACGGGCTCGGGAACTGCCCGGCCGCGATGACGTCGAGCGAGAGGTGGCCGAAACGGGCGAACGCCGGAATCCGCACGAGCTCCGCGAGCACGATCAGCCCGAGCGCCCCGCAGCTCGTCCCGGCCAGCAGCAGCGCGGCGGCCGTCAGCAGCCACGTCGCCCGCCGAGGCTCGACCCGGCGCGCGACTGTCCGGGCCATCGGCGCCGAGAGGAGCGGGAAGAGCAGAGTCAGCAGGATCAGGACTTGCACGGTTGCCGCCTACTTCGCTCCGGTGCCGTCCGCGCTGTCCGCGCCATCTGCGCGTCCGCCGAGCAGCTCGCGCAGCAGGCGCTCGTCGCGCTCGGACAGGTCCTCGACGAAGCGGGAGAGCACGGCCTCCCGGTCGGGCGCGCGGTCGAGCAGCTGGCTCAGCCGCCGGGCGGCGAGCCCCGCCTCATCGGCCACCGGCGCGTAGCGGAACGCCCGCCCGTCGCGCTCCCGGCTCAGCGCGCCCTTGTCGTGCAGCCTGGTGAGGATCGTGACCACCGTGCTGTACGACAGCTCCGCGGCCGCGGCGTCACCGCCGCCGGCCCGCGCCAGCTGCTCGCGCACCTCGCCCGGGCTCAGCGGCTCCTTCGCCTGCCACAGCACACCGAGGACGGCCGACTCCAGGGAGCCCGCAGCGCGGCGCGAGACCGCCGGTGACTCGACCGCTTCAGCCGATTCAGCGGCCTGATGTCCGCCGGAGTCGCTTCCGACCGGCTTGCGTTCTGCTCGCACGCGCCCTCCCTTCCTCAGCTCTTCCGGCCGCGGCATCTCGGCCGGCGGCCCGTTTCCCCAGTCTGCCACAGCAGGTCAAACCACCCCGGCGCGCTGCACCCCGGACACCGTCCGTGCTCGTCCCGGTGCGTTCCGTCGATGCAGCATCCTTATCCATGCGTTTCCGGCACACTCGAGCCATGACGAATCCTGCCTACCGCCACATCATCATGATCGTCGACCGGTCCGGCTCGATGCACTCCTGCCGGGCAGCGACCGAGGAGGGGATCAACGGCCTCTTCACCGGCCAGGCCGGTGAAGAAGGCTGGGGCACCGCCTCGCTCTACCAGTTCGACACCGAGCACGACGTGGTCTTCGAGCACCTCGCTCTGACCGACGTGCCCGCCTACAGCCTGGTGCCACGCGGCGGCACCGCGCTGTTGGACGCTGTCGGCTACGCGTTCCAGCGCGAGGGCGCCTGGCTCGCCCAGCTCCCCGAGAACGAGCGCCCCGGCATCGTCGAGGCCGTCATCGCGACCGACGGCTTCGAGAACTCCTCCCGCGAGTTCAAGCGCGGCCAGATCGAGGCGATGATCCGCGAGCAGCAGGAGGTCTACAACTGGAAGATCCTGTTCCTCGGCGCCAACATGGACGCGACCAAGGTGGCCACCGCCTACGGCATCCCGGCCGCGCATGCCATGACCTTCGTGCCCACGGCCAGGGGCGTGGCCGGCACGTACAGCTCCGTCGCCAAGGCCATGGCCCGCGGCCGTCGCGGCGAAGGCTACGGATTCACCGAGCAGGAGCGGGTCGAAGCGGCGAGCGAGGACTGAAGGCCGCCGGCGGGCGTCGCCTGCCGCAGTTCTTCGCTGTGGGCTGTGGGCTGTGGGCCGGGACTGCGGCGCGGCAGGTGGTGGCCCGGCCGCGGCTGCGGCCCGGCTGCTCAGCGTTCCGCGGTCCAATGCCGGCGCCCGACCGTGAGCAAGCGCAGCTGTATCAGGGCTTCGGCCACGATGCTCTCCTCCGCGGCCGGGTCGCCCGGCCCGGCCTCGACCATCGCCGCGGCGGTGAGCATGAGAACATTGACATAGAGCCGGGCGAGCACGGCCAGCTCCGGCGAACTCCACCCCGTGGACTCCGGCTGCGCCGCCAGATCGGCCAGCAGCTCGGCGACGAAGGAGTCCAGCTCCGCCGCGATCGCCGACCGCACCGAGGCCACTCCGCCGTACCGCTCCCGGGCCAGAAAGCGGAAGTGCGCCCGGTGCGCCCGCACGTGCGCCGCGACCAGTTCGACCGAGCGCTGGATGACGTCCTCGGTGTCGGCGCCCGGAGTGCGGATGTCCCGGATCAGCGCGTGCAGACTGCCGAAGGACTCCTGCACCAGCGCCACCCCCAGCTCGCCCAGGTCGGTGAAGTGCCGGTAGAACGCGGCCGGCGCGATCCCCGCCTCCCGGGTGACCTCCCGCAGCCCCAGGCTGGTCAGGCTCTGCTGCTCGAGCAGCCGCAGCGCGCCGTCCAGCAGCGCCTGACGCGTCGCCAGCTTCCTTGCCCGGCGCGGCGGCAGCTCGTCTACGGTCATGTGGCCGACCTCACTCGGTGAACGACTGTTTGCTGTCCCAGGCGAGGGTACTCTTGATTTCAGTGAACAGTTGTTAGCCCAACCTGGGAAGGGGGAGTGGCCCATGCTGTTCCTGATGCTGGCCGCCGTCCTGTTCGCCCTGCTCGTCGGCGCGCTCGCCTTCGTCACCGGCCCGGTCGGCCTCGCCATGGCCGCCGCGATCGCACTCTGGCTGCTGCTCTACGCCGCTCGTGCGCTCCTGCGCGCCCGCTCCGGTGGACGGTCGGCGAACGGCTCGGCGGCTGATTCCGCCGCTTCAGTCAGGGAGACCACCCGGCGACACTCCGAGGCGGTGCACCGTGTCTGAGACCCGCCTCGCACCGATCGCGTTCATCAGCGGTCTGGTCGGCCTTCTGGTGGCCAACCTCGTCCTCGGCCCGCTCGCCATCATCCTCGGTGCCGCCGCGCTGCGCCGCGACCGCACCCGGCGCGCCCGCGCCGCGCTCGCGCTGCTCCTCGGCGTCGCCGACCTGGCCGTGTTCGCCTACCTCGCGCTCCGCGCGGGCAGCGGCGGCTCGCTCAACTGGAGATTCCTCGGCTAGCAGCCACATCCCGCGGCTGCTCGGCTGCCCGGCTGTCGGCGATGGCAGCATACTGAGCAATAGTCAGTGTGCTGCCATTCCGGTCGTTCTCTCAAAATCGATCGCCTCTAGCCGCCAACTCCCGCAGCGAAGCCGGCGGCCGGAAGCGCTCGCCATAGGTGTCGGCCAGGAAATCCGCCCGCTCCACGAAAGCCGCCGGCCCGACCGAGTTGACGAACTGCAGCGTCCCGCCAGTCCAAGGCGCAAATCCGATCCCGAAGATCGAACCCAGATTCGCGTCGGCGACAGCCCGCAGGACACCCTCGTCCATGACCCGTACGGTCTCCAGCGCCTGGATGTAGAGCAGCCGATCCCGCACCTCCTGCTCGGCCGCGTCGTGCTTCGCGCCGACCGATCCGTGCACGCTCGTGTTCTCGCTGTCCCGCCCCCACTTCTCCGCGAGCCCGCGCCACAGCCGCTTCCCGCCGTCAGATGAGTAGTCGTAGAACCCTGCTCCCGCGGTTTTACCCGTGCGTCCAAGCGCGACCATCACTTCGAGCACGCCGTAAGCCGGGTGACCATCAGTAAGCTGCGACGCCTCGCCGTCCCGCAGCGCCTGTTCCCGCACCTTCAACGGCAGCGTCAACGTCACCTCGTCGCACACCTCCAGAGGCCCCAGCGCCATCCCCGCCTTGCGCGCCACGTTCTCCACCAGCGCTGCGGGCAGCCCCTCGGCCAGCATCGCAATGCCCTCAGTCAGGTACGTCCCGAAGACCCGCGAGGTGAAGAAGCCGCGGCTGTCGTTCACCACGATCGGAGTCTTCTTGATCTGCAAGACGAAGTCGAACGCGCGCGCAAGCGTCTCGTCCGACGTCTCGGTGCCACGGATGATCTCCACCAACCGCATGCGATGCACCGGCGAGAAGAAGTGCAGCCCGATGAACCGATCCGGCGCGGCCACAGCCTCGGCGAGGCCGCTGATCGGCAGCGTCGAGGTGTTCGAAGCCAGGACCGCCGGCGCGACTGTCGCCGCGGCAGCGAGCACTGCGTTCTTCACGGATCTGTCCTCGAATACGGCTTCGATGACCAGATCGCACGTCGCCAGCGCGCCATACGAGTCGACCGGCGTGATGCGGCCGAGCAGAGCGTCGCGCGCCGCCGCGTCGAGCCGGCCCTTGGCCACGTCGCGTTCGACGCGCTCGGCGATGGAAGCCTTGCCGCGAGCGGCCGCGTCCAGATCGACGTCCTTGAGTACGACGTCGATCCCCGCCAGCGCACTCACGTGCGCGATGCCGGCACCCATCATCCCCGCGCCCAGCACACCCACCCGCCGAACAGGCACACGCGCAAACCCCTGCGGCCGCGACCCGCCCGCGTTGATCTCGTTGAGCTGAAACCAGAAAGCCGAGATCATGTTCTTGGAGACCTGGCCCAAGACGAGCTCGGTCAGGTAGCGCCCCTCAACCGCCAGCGCGGTGTCGAAGTCCAGCAGCGCCCCCTCGACCGCGCACGCCATCGCCGCGTCCACGGCCGGATAACACCCGTGCGTGCGCTGATAAGAAACCGCAGGCGCCGCGCTGAGCAGGCCATAGCTCGAAGGATCGAGCGGCTGAAGATCCGGTACCCGGTGACCCGGCCGATCCCACGGCTGCACAGCCGAAGGATGGGCGAGCACCCAAGCGTGCGCGCGCTCCACGGCGTCCGCCGGCGACGAAGCGAGCTCGTCGACCCACCCCGCCGCCAACGCGGCCGCAGGCCGAAGCTGCCGCCCCTCGGTGATCAGCCCCAGCGCCGCCTGAACCCCCATCATCCGCACCGACCGCGTCACCCCGCCCCCGCCCGGAAGCAGCCCCAGCGTGGTCTCCGGCAGCCCGATCCGCACCGAAGGATCGTCCCAACAGACGCGATGGTGACAAGCCAGCGCAAGCTCGAGCCCGCCCCCCAGCGCGCTCCCGTTCACCGCCGCCGCAACCGGCACGCCCAGCCGCTCCAGCCGCCGCATCTGGTCCTTGACATCGGTGGCCACCGAGACGAACTCGTCGAGCAGAGCGGGCGTCACGCGAATGAGCTCATTGAGATCCGCCCCGGCGAAGAAGCTCTTCTTCGCGGACGTGATGACGATCCCTGAGAGGGAGCCGTCAGCCCGAGAAGCCTCGAGCCGCGCAACGATCGCGCCCATCGCGGCCCGATAAGTCGCATTCATGACGTTCGCCGAGCCCGGCAGATCGAGCGTCAGCGTGACGACCCCGTCGTCATCCTCGCGCCACCGGATGTATTCGGGGCCTGAGGAACCGCCGCCCGCAGCCGCATCGCGCCCGCCACCCTGCCCGTCAGCCACCTGGCTCATACCTCGCTCACTCCGTCATCGTCCGTCGATCTGTCGGTCCGTCCCGGCTCCGGCTGCCCCCGCCCTACGCGCCGTCCTCCGCGTCCACCCTCTCCGTCTCCGGCTCCGTGTCCGACTCTGTCTCCGTTTCCACCTCCGCGCCGCACCCTTGCGCCCCTTCCGCCTCGCCTACACACGTTCAACCACCGTGGCGACCGCCATCCCCGCGCCCACGCAGAGCGTCACCACTCCTCGCCTCAGGCCGCGTATCTCGAGGTCATCGATCAACGTGCCGAGGAGCATGCACCCCGTTGCGCCGAGCGGATGCCCCAGAGCGATGGCGCCCCCCGACACGTTCACCCGTTCGGTCGACACCCCCAACTCCCGCTGGAATCGCAGCACCACAGACGCGAAGGCCTCGTTCACCTCGAACAAGTCGATGTCGTCAAGGCTCAGGCCCGCCCGATCCAGCGCCTTGCGCGTCGCGGGCGCGGGGCCGCCGAGCATGAGCGTCGGCTCGACCCCGATCGTCGCGGTGGAGAGCACGCGCGCCCGCGGCGTCAGCCCCTGGGCCCGCCCCGCCCGCTCGTTGCCGACCAGCACCGCCGCCGCGCCATCCACGATCTGGGACGAGTTGCCCGCTGTGTGGACGTGCGCGATCCGCTCGACGTGCGGATACCGGTCGATCGCGACGGCGTCGAAG
This genomic window from Actinospica robiniae DSM 44927 contains:
- a CDS encoding DUF2334 domain-containing protein, whose protein sequence is MNAPAAGPVVISIHDIAPGTAAQSMRWLSDLDARGIPATLLLVPGPWRGRRLAEDRELVEAMLDAHGRGHELALHGLHHQAVRGQGPMWRRGAAQLLARGAAEFATLPQEQATERLREGLDELESVGIRPLGFHPPGWLISSDGIRALRNLGFRYYSTHLAVHALVPDDVTGLEYAAVRIGAFALSHRPGGFGEQLGVRLMTSSARRYARAGRAFRIALHPDDLARAGLREATLRAIDEALELGARPTTYAQLIAQALHPVGS
- a CDS encoding glycosyltransferase, producing MRIVQLANCYGATSGGLRTAVDTLGAGYAAAGHERILVVPGRQWQVWELGSGTTITVPGTAVGGGYRMILRTGSVERLLERLNPDVIEVSDKYTLTAVADWAARRGVGTVLFSHERLDAIVPARLPRTGSTPPARAAIRAWNQRVVSRFDTVVVTSAFAEGEFKGLGVRSMRRVTLGVDLDVFRPRDPALMRPEPGSSVRLAYAGRLSPEKNAGLAIATVRTLASAGHPVVLDVYGTGPALPELRRLAIHAPVRFHGHVADRDVLADCLAAADAVLAPCLVETFGLTVLEALACGTPVVAAAGGAAGELLGEDSGVIAPPTGVGMAAGVLDLIARPEAHRRAAAREQAERHPWSRAVAEMLEVHTAVATGRRRSKSLIAV
- a CDS encoding glycosyl hydrolase family 18 protein, encoding MNRSRTAGAVLATALLMAAGPVTAHASASGPSARTLPQHIFAPYFEGYSGDDPAVLSAESGDKYLTLAFIQTPAPGSCTIDWNGDPSTPISWATYGASIAKMRARGGDVIPSFGGYGADSTGEEIADSCTDVGKIAADYEQVITTYGVTRLDFDVEDFSQTNAAGIDRRNKAIALVEQWAARQHRTVQFVYTIGTNMTGLDEPDGTGILQNAVANHARIDIINIMTFDYYDDQPHEMGKDTVTAADAVIAQLRSIYPHKSVEELWHMLGITEMVGIDDYGPPEVLTTADAAYVERWAARTGIAELSFWALERDNGGCVGTAGSDVCSGIAQSTWQFSHTFETFIRH
- a CDS encoding DedA family protein; this translates as MTLAAASHLLAFNPLSPNSWLSALGAFGVFLVLFAETGLLIGFFLPGDSLLFTAGLLCTTTPGQSVHLNLAGVLPAAALGALLGAQCGYWLGRRGGHSLLERTDNKHLKRGVERAEQILGKYGQAKAIVLARFIPVVRTVLNPVAGVLEVPGRTFLLWQTVGGLVWSLGVTLAGYGLGSRIPNIDHYLLPIVAAIVVLSLIPLVVELVRARRDSAAPK
- a CDS encoding M56 family metallopeptidase, with the translated sequence MQVLILLTLLFPLLSAPMARTVARRVEPRRATWLLTAAALLLAGTSCGALGLIVLAELVRIPAFARFGHLSLDVIAAGQFPSPWTAAPAGVLFGAAVFATGAFALRRARALGDARRHARELPGVGELVVTGDVAADAYTVPGRPGRIVVSTGMLDVLDEGGRSALLAHERAHLASRHHWFTAGARLAAAANPLVRPLATAVEYGVERWADEAAAAAVGDRRLVAQAIARAAVAAKATRPHRSVGAVLGAVLPEGRGWGGRHKQDTLAGAGPVPRRVAALLAPAPRAGLPATALCLFVLGIAALCALQAADHLQDVLEFARVKLR
- a CDS encoding BlaI/MecI/CopY family transcriptional regulator — its product is MRAERKPVGSDSGGHQAAESAEAVESPAVSRRAAGSLESAVLGVLWQAKEPLSPGEVREQLARAGGGDAAAAELSYSTVVTILTRLHDKGALSRERDGRAFRYAPVADEAGLAARRLSQLLDRAPDREAVLSRFVEDLSERDERLLRELLGGRADGADSADGTGAK
- a CDS encoding vWA domain-containing protein, with the translated sequence MTNPAYRHIIMIVDRSGSMHSCRAATEEGINGLFTGQAGEEGWGTASLYQFDTEHDVVFEHLALTDVPAYSLVPRGGTALLDAVGYAFQREGAWLAQLPENERPGIVEAVIATDGFENSSREFKRGQIEAMIREQQEVYNWKILFLGANMDATKVATAYGIPAAHAMTFVPTARGVAGTYSSVAKAMARGRRGEGYGFTEQERVEAASED
- a CDS encoding TetR family transcriptional regulator codes for the protein MTVDELPPRRARKLATRQALLDGALRLLEQQSLTSLGLREVTREAGIAPAAFYRHFTDLGELGVALVQESFGSLHALIRDIRTPGADTEDVIQRSVELVAAHVRAHRAHFRFLARERYGGVASVRSAIAAELDSFVAELLADLAAQPESTGWSSPELAVLARLYVNVLMLTAAAMVEAGPGDPAAEESIVAEALIQLRLLTVGRRHWTAER
- a CDS encoding 3-hydroxyacyl-CoA dehydrogenase NAD-binding domain-containing protein gives rise to the protein MSQVADGQGGGRDAAAGGGSSGPEYIRWREDDDGVVTLTLDLPGSANVMNATYRAAMGAIVARLEASRADGSLSGIVITSAKKSFFAGADLNELIRVTPALLDEFVSVATDVKDQMRRLERLGVPVAAAVNGSALGGGLELALACHHRVCWDDPSVRIGLPETTLGLLPGGGGVTRSVRMMGVQAALGLITEGRQLRPAAALAAGWVDELASSPADAVERAHAWVLAHPSAVQPWDRPGHRVPDLQPLDPSSYGLLSAAPAVSYQRTHGCYPAVDAAMACAVEGALLDFDTALAVEGRYLTELVLGQVSKNMISAFWFQLNEINAGGSRPQGFARVPVRRVGVLGAGMMGAGIAHVSALAGIDVVLKDVDLDAAARGKASIAERVERDVAKGRLDAAARDALLGRITPVDSYGALATCDLVIEAVFEDRSVKNAVLAAAATVAPAVLASNTSTLPISGLAEAVAAPDRFIGLHFFSPVHRMRLVEIIRGTETSDETLARAFDFVLQIKKTPIVVNDSRGFFTSRVFGTYLTEGIAMLAEGLPAALVENVARKAGMALGPLEVCDEVTLTLPLKVREQALRDGEASQLTDGHPAYGVLEVMVALGRTGKTAGAGFYDYSSDGGKRLWRGLAEKWGRDSENTSVHGSVGAKHDAAEQEVRDRLLYIQALETVRVMDEGVLRAVADANLGSIFGIGFAPWTGGTLQFVNSVGPAAFVERADFLADTYGERFRPPASLRELAARGDRF